The genomic DNA CTATCGTCATGTAATTCATCGCCTAAATCACTCTCGCATTCAGATTCACTGAACAGAGCATCATCTACACTTTCTGGAAGACACAGCAACGCGTCAGAGGCATCAATATCTTCATCCCCTTCACGATCACTGTTCACAGGAATACTCTCCTGGTCAAAAACAAAGCTTGGAATTGAGATTTCAATGCAACCTTTGAACAAATTATGAAGCTCTAAAAGTTGTCCTTCAACAgataacagtttcattttaaagAACACATTTTTGCCTTTCGCCTCTTTAGATAAAGAAGAAATATTAGAATCTAATATCAAGGTGGTAAGGGTTCTATGTTGGCTGGTAAAGTGCTCTACTGTGTTCTTCATTTCTTCCTGAAGCAAGTCCAATTCTTCTTTTCCTCGATCGAGCAAATGAAACAAGTCAATAGCCCTCCGTTTGACCGATATTGGGACTTCTGACGAGGCTGAACTGATTAATTCACTTCTTAGCCACACGTCTGCTTCCAAGTTCTTTACTTGGTCGAACTCAAGGGATCGCGCCAATAACCAACCAGGGCTGCAATCCAGGCGGTTGAAATTATCGAGAGCAGTGCGCACAGATTTTGTGGCTTGTGTAACCTGCTTTGAAAGCCGTTTGGAAAGAGCATGAccatctggaaaaaaaaagaagtattGAAGAGGTCAGGTGAAAAGATAGTCAGAAGAAGAGGATGACAAAATATATGCAGCATCTCATGAATTGCATGGAAGCACCCTTAAAACGAACTGTTATTACTATATTCAGTAACCAACTGCAAAGCGCTAGAGTCCAGAATCCATGCATATACAACTTCGCAAGGGATTTTGTAAgcacttttaattttaagtGCCTACTAGAGTCTAGAAAGGGGTATCACACAACGGTAAACTACTTGTTTCTTACTAGGAATTAGTGAGcctaagcaaggacgacgaggaCGGCTACCGTTCTGTTAGCTAtattaaacaacttaataacctggagtgttcggtcgttacagcaaaatctcaaacctcggcctagctGTGTTGATCGAGCGACAGCAAGGCCTCAATTCGAGATCTTGCTGTAACTACCTCACTCTCAGTTATTAAGTAGATATGATTGACTCAAAACGGATTGCGTAAAATGCTCTTCGATAATTGGTATGGCATTTGCATTACCTCACAAACCTATATGGAAAGCAACCAATACGCATTTTTTTTGCTACCACCATTCAAAAGTTCGTCTAGCAACAGTGACGCAGTAATAAATTAATAACCTTTAAGAGGTAAATTGTTTGGTATCAATCGTCGATAAGGAAAACAGGAAACCTACGAACAACGAAGGGCTTCATAACACAATTTATATGGTAAAGGTATGTTTTTCTTGCTATTGTGTTGCAGGTACATGAGCTCAAAGAGGGTATGGATTATCTTACCTGCATATTTTGCCTTTAAACTTAATAGGAACCACCGCTCAATAACTTTGGCATGTAGGTTTATCAAAGCAGCCTTTTTACTTCGGTCGGACGCAGCATCTCGCGCGATTTTGTATTCCTCACTAGAAGTGGTCCACCGACGAGTGACGCCATTCTTATACTCTAAATCTACCAGAACACGTTCCAACCTGATAAAAAGCCATACATTACAATTGTTACTTTAATGAAATTCATCAGGTGAGAAAGAGGCTAAATTGCACTTCTATATGTAAGGAAGCATGCGGAACACACTTCCTACTGAAGGGAATTCACGGCACATTTCCTAATTATACATAAATACAGCATATCCTACACGTAATGTTTTCTGGTAGGTCTACGTGATCAGGTGAAAAGAGGAGGGAAAACAGCAAATTGAACATATCTGTTACTTTGTGCTACTCACTACTCTTCTACTCATATGGGCTCGTGGCCACCAAGgttgaaaatggtcaattagGTTTGCGTTCGTAATTCACGTGAAAACGTTTAtggaaatgaaagtttaatacAGTACAAAATTGAGAAGTGTGGATCAGGAAGCCAAAGTTTTTCGTGGTGAGGCGGTTATCAACCTGTTAGAACCAACATGATCACCCATCAACTAGTAGGAAAGTTGACTAAAGGCACGATCCGTAAGTGGTGTTTTTGGGATTCATAGGGTTAAGAAATATCAAACATACTTGTTCATTTGAGCATACAGTTGCTGCAATTTTTCAGGTTCGGATTCTTGCTCCCACTTGGCTCGGATTTCATAGTACCTTTTCAAGTATATTACATAACCATGTGTCCACGAAGGATGTTCAACAGGTTTGTTTAAGCCTCCTGTCCATTCTGCTTCCTGGTCTGCCCATGCTGCAACCTCTTCCCTTCGAACTGGGGCTAAAAAGTAATTGTAACGGAATACATACAAGAGGACCGTTCAACGTTAAAGGTATACTGATTGCTTAATACAGGTTGCCCGCATTTAGGGGTTTTTAGGCATTATTTAACagttattccactcgcgcttgttggatatgagatgatagatagccaacgaggcgcctAGCGCCgggttggctataatcatctcatatccaacaagcgcgagtggaataattgttttattaaaaaccccccaaaatatagaaaactagactaaaataaaaataaaaaggctcaaaaattcacgcatatgcttgccgtgtttgaagatcatggtataatggctcataacccatgatggcttagtcaatcaaaactctcgaattgcattatccaatgatccagtatTTAATAACGTCCATTATGATATCTCTTAAACAGTACGTgggctgtgattggctaaataagcgggccgtattctacagtacggcccacTTTACAGCCTgctgaatttaaaatttcgataacacattatctagcaagtttttcatgtcgtttctgctacataaacttgtaaaactgtttgaatcttgcaagcaactatttcaaacagccaggAAGATTTAGTTTTCGATTTAGTTCAATCTTTGTAGCAGTTGAACTGTCCGCTTGACTTCGACTAGTTTCTTTGCacgcgcgccggattaacctcagagatattcTAAATACCTTACTAACATCACTTTCTCGGTCCGTGCTGTAAGTTTACGAATCCTCGTTTTCCCCGTTGGTCCGTTACTTACAGCACGGACTGATAACGCGGCTAGTAAGAGGTATATAGGTTAACAGCAGTCTCTTTCTTGTGAAAAGGATGGATAAAGAGTAGATTTTGTAGAATTAACCAAATCATAAAAAAGACCAAAGAAGAATGTGATATGCAAACTAAGGTAGCTACGGTAGAATAGTATGTAAGTGGACATCCACTTTTATAAAAACACGACCTTTTATTATAGgccttttcattttcaaatgtaATCATTCAATAAAGACTTTTGGAAACTGAAACATGATGTAGGGACTCCGTTTGGATGAGTATTAATCTCACACCTGTGAGGCTGGCCAATAGGTTAATCAATTCTTCCTCAGAATCTTTAATTACCACCACTGCTCTCTTCATGTGATCAGATAACAGCTTACCTAAAAGATGAATACAGTATATGTAAAGAGAGGGAATCTAAGTTATTGAAGGGAACTCAATGATAGACAACCTCTGaaagaaatatttgcatttaaacCAATGTCCTCCTGATCACTAGTTGGGTGTGAAAATATCTGTTGATCAGACGGTTGCACTTTTAAACTTTCACCTATATATCTATAAGTGAAGAGGTCATCTTCAATAACGTTCGATTACACACAATTATAAAGTGTGAGTGTGTATGTGTATAAATCAGGTAGAGCAGAGACCTGAAATCATGGTACTGATTGAAGAAAACGTGCTTCTTTCTCTGTGGTACTAGCTAGGGTTTTGAAAGGTCACAATGTGAGTCAGAATAATTTTAAGCCAAAAGAAGCAATAGGGTTAAAAATACGAGTTTTGCCTAATTTGATGGTATAATGATATTGTTATTGATTGCTGACACAGGCACAGTTTACAAAGAAGCAGGTCATCGTAAATAAGCCATGTTCAGCTCAAACGTGGCATTAACCCTAGAGTAAGAACCAACATTAAGCCTACAAAGGGTTATTGTGATGTTAAGGTTTGGATTTGGATTTCTGCACTCACAGAAAATGTATTATTCACCTAGGTTAGCAGATTTCTTCTTGGCATAAAACAACAGTGCATCGGAGAGCACATCAACCCTATGGTTTGGCCACATCTCCTTCGTCATTTTTCCAAATCTTCGAAGATAGGACCAAAGTCTCTCGAGGACTTCACCATCAGTGAGACCAAAACCAGGTACTCTCCGGGGACTGTACTTAATCTGGGGATAAATAAACAAAGCATAAAACAGTACAAAGGAAAGCAATCCCATTAGAAATACACCATGGCAATTTATTCTCATTTATCCTTTGCACTAAATGGTGGTCATTATTCAACGAAGAAAATATATCAAGCAATGAAAAAACCACACACCTGGCAGTTCGCTTTGTGTCCATAACTATGAAAAATAGGAATTGCCAACTTAACAGACTGCAAAATGTGGTGCTGCCCTTGAGCCTACGCAATGCATGTTATCTTATcagtacaaaaaaataatataccATTAATTTGCAACTTTTTACTAATGTAAGGATAAAACAGACCAGCATGAATACAGTACGAGTGAGTGGAAATTGGTACTGTACCTGCAGGTGAGTTTCCAAAAGGCATGCAACATCATAAAGGATGCACACATTAAGTGACTGACtgcttacatgtatttcatcCAAAAGATTGTTTAGAATCCAAACTGGATAAGCAAGTCTATGACAAACAAATTATTCCACATGAATGTAAATTCTTAATGAAACCCTACATAGTGAATGATTCAAAACATAACTCATGAGCAGCCAAAAGCGACATAATTATCTTGTACACATTAAAGTTTATTCTCCGTCCTCTTTTGCCTAATTATATACAGAATTCCTCAGGGCATGCTATTTCCATATTTTGGTATTTTAGAATAAATTTAAACACAACTCTGTGGGCGTGTGAACAACAAAAGACACCCACAATAAAAACGTCTTGAGCACAGGATTTTAAGTGTTCCTGTGTTGTGTAAATGATTTGATGTTATTGGGGCTCATGA from Montipora capricornis isolate CH-2021 chromosome 2, ASM3666992v2, whole genome shotgun sequence includes the following:
- the LOC138024858 gene encoding uncharacterized protein: MTKEMWPNHRVDVLSDALLFYAKKKSANLGKLLSDHMKRAVVVIKDSEEELINLLASLTAPVRREEVAAWADQEAEWTGGLNKPVEHPSWTHGYVIYLKRYYEIRAKWEQESEPEKLQQLYAQMNKLERVLVDLEYKNGVTRRWTTSSEEYKIARDAASDRSKKAALINLHAKVIERWFLLSLKAKYADGHALSKRLSKQVTQATKSVRTALDNFNRLDCSPGWLLARSLEFDQVKNLEADVWLRSELISSASSEVPISVKRRAIDLFHLLDRGKEELDLLQEEMKNTVEHFTSQHRTLTTLILDSNISSLSKEAKGKNVFFKMKLLSVEGQLLELHNLFKGCIEISIPSFVFDQESIPVNSDREGDEDIDASDALLCLPESVDDALFSESECESDLGDELHDDRDSAFFSFSGT